The following proteins are co-located in the Microbacterium sp. Clip185 genome:
- a CDS encoding toll/interleukin-1 receptor domain-containing protein: MDQTRDYDVAVSFAGENRAYVQETVAALQQAGHRVFYDEDNEVDMWGRDLTEYFSDLYENRARFALMFVSAHYARKQWTTLERRTILARALDQVTPYVLPVRLDDTILPGLRSTIAYIDGTRRSPADIAAAVGQKLGAPDNSGRLRSTGQVPLNEHEATLLLGERPGAWEYAYFAWRLREELRKHDSAYNDLRIGYVATAEYIADADLLSYLSGEISRNNATIKRLESMLQGDAQKDAFRYSGGPGDPKMIEHLAARMTDLWRQQVDWASGLQAKAYESNQGREALLAVADIARHPIIDYRNFVELYAAEANRIQEAVLRGESVNARLPLKLTVPEEVNRRVDRALRAFGRRFR, from the coding sequence GTGGATCAGACGCGTGACTACGACGTCGCAGTCTCCTTCGCCGGGGAGAACCGCGCTTACGTCCAAGAGACTGTGGCGGCCCTGCAGCAGGCGGGACATCGCGTGTTCTACGACGAAGACAACGAAGTCGACATGTGGGGAAGAGACCTCACCGAGTACTTCTCCGACTTGTACGAGAACCGGGCCCGGTTCGCGCTCATGTTCGTGTCGGCGCACTACGCGCGGAAGCAATGGACGACGCTTGAGCGTCGCACGATTCTCGCGCGAGCGCTCGACCAGGTCACGCCTTACGTGCTACCGGTGCGGCTCGATGACACCATCTTGCCGGGATTGCGTTCCACCATCGCGTACATCGACGGGACTCGTCGGTCGCCAGCTGACATCGCCGCAGCGGTCGGGCAAAAGCTCGGGGCACCGGATAACAGCGGACGCCTGCGGTCGACGGGCCAGGTCCCCCTCAACGAGCACGAAGCGACCCTGCTACTCGGTGAGCGCCCCGGTGCCTGGGAGTACGCATACTTCGCCTGGAGGCTAAGGGAAGAACTGCGAAAGCACGACTCCGCCTACAACGACCTTCGCATCGGGTACGTCGCGACGGCCGAGTACATCGCCGACGCAGATCTCCTGTCCTACTTGTCTGGCGAAATCAGCAGGAACAACGCCACGATCAAGCGACTCGAGAGCATGCTCCAGGGCGACGCTCAGAAGGATGCCTTTCGATATTCCGGGGGTCCAGGCGACCCCAAGATGATCGAACACCTCGCGGCACGGATGACGGACTTGTGGCGGCAGCAGGTGGACTGGGCCTCGGGGCTGCAAGCGAAGGCCTACGAGTCAAACCAAGGTCGAGAGGCGTTACTTGCCGTGGCCGACATAGCTCGCCACCCGATCATCGATTACCGGAACTTCGTCGAGCTCTATGCCGCCGAGGCGAATCGGATCCAGGAGGCCGTGCTGCGGGGTGAGAGTGTCAACGCCCGCTTGCCGCTGAAGCTTACAGTTCCGGAGGAGGTCAACCGTCGCGTCGACCGAGCTCTGAGAGCGTTCGGACGCAGATTCCGTTAG
- a CDS encoding phage tail tape measure protein, which translates to MFDSGALIFRLQTVGAQIFRKDQADAQDALEKTGKAAEESGRKVDKSGDATDKASKKARDAKGPLEEQAKSTRKVGDESDSSEKKQNKQKVTTEQQAEAAKKLSVAMLAAGTAVAAIIGLSVAKYAEFDQQMSSTAAASMATAEEQRALGEAALEAGADTAYSATEAAAAQEELVKAGQSVTDVVNGSLNGALALAAAGQLQVARSAEIMATTLTQFGLTAEQSGHVADVLAAGAGKAQGSVDDLALALTYVGPLANAAHWSLEETAGTLAYFATQGILGEKAGTSLRGVLAALQAPSGAAAAVMEQYGISLYDANGKMVSAATLAGRLQTSLSGLTEEERNAALGRIFGNESLVAANLLYQGGAAAITNMTKQVNDYGYATVQAAKRQDNLAGDIEKLGGAFDTALIRTGSGANDALRTMTQALTGLVDMYGELPAPVQQTALVLGVATGAMLLFAGATVGLRAKFIELKAQMDIANASMGRTALVGGAAGLALAGVVTIVALLAQAQAEAKARAEAYADALEAGGDAAEKFIAEQLAMKDSWLWIDRGSAIDNAKMLGISIEEVTQAVKGSSAEFDSFKERVQAAYETRGQGVEFGIAMQQLREKVEQLRTAQADAAETTKNTKEAQELLTEATGKGVPVTQTAAQAYIDAGGAVDDLNSQLSDLIDKVMEANGIGQDAVSANIDYQDALRDVDEQIRNVAAGTEGYAAGLDITTEAGSRNKDLLVELSRKAEDAAEKQLRLDGNTENFRQTLENGRQALIDRAQQLGANTDEAQALADVLYNIPPETEWKLIADTADAAAKIGTIEAAIQRLTDTKTVTIDMIAKYGPISPQFAATLPQANGGNVQFFAGGGSYGEKHIAQFARAGTMRVWAEQETGGEWYLPDSPAKRSRSLQIAGQMLDGWGYDMVPRGSVAPVAAAGLDNVRIQGTLDLGNGLVGFVDGRISAAARAENARWAGGEKSL; encoded by the coding sequence ATGTTCGACTCCGGAGCCCTGATCTTCCGTCTGCAGACGGTCGGCGCGCAGATCTTCCGCAAGGACCAGGCTGACGCGCAGGACGCCCTCGAGAAGACGGGGAAGGCGGCGGAGGAGTCGGGCCGGAAGGTCGACAAGTCCGGCGACGCGACCGACAAGGCGTCGAAGAAGGCCCGCGACGCGAAGGGGCCTCTCGAGGAGCAGGCGAAGTCGACGCGGAAGGTCGGCGACGAGTCCGACTCGTCCGAGAAGAAGCAGAACAAGCAGAAGGTCACGACGGAGCAGCAGGCCGAAGCGGCCAAGAAGCTGTCCGTCGCGATGCTCGCCGCCGGCACCGCCGTCGCCGCGATCATCGGACTGTCGGTCGCGAAGTACGCCGAGTTCGACCAGCAGATGTCGTCCACGGCAGCCGCGTCTATGGCTACAGCTGAGGAGCAGCGGGCGCTCGGCGAAGCAGCGCTCGAGGCCGGCGCTGACACGGCGTACTCCGCGACCGAAGCGGCCGCAGCGCAGGAAGAACTCGTCAAGGCGGGTCAGTCCGTCACAGACGTTGTCAACGGGTCGCTGAACGGCGCTCTCGCTCTCGCAGCTGCGGGTCAGCTGCAGGTCGCCCGGTCGGCGGAGATCATGGCGACCACCCTCACGCAGTTCGGACTCACCGCGGAACAGTCTGGTCACGTCGCGGACGTCCTGGCCGCGGGTGCCGGGAAGGCGCAGGGCTCGGTCGACGACCTGGCGCTTGCCCTCACGTACGTTGGGCCGCTGGCGAACGCAGCCCATTGGTCACTCGAAGAGACCGCCGGCACGCTCGCCTACTTCGCGACACAGGGCATCCTCGGCGAGAAGGCGGGCACGAGCCTCCGAGGCGTCCTGGCAGCCCTCCAGGCCCCCTCCGGGGCCGCGGCAGCAGTCATGGAGCAGTACGGCATCAGCCTGTACGACGCGAACGGCAAAATGGTCTCCGCCGCCACGCTCGCAGGCCGGCTCCAGACATCGCTCAGCGGTCTCACCGAGGAAGAACGCAACGCCGCACTCGGCCGCATCTTCGGCAACGAGAGCCTCGTCGCCGCGAACCTCCTGTACCAAGGCGGAGCGGCGGCAATCACGAACATGACCAAGCAGGTCAACGACTACGGCTACGCCACAGTCCAGGCGGCGAAGCGGCAGGACAACCTTGCCGGCGACATCGAGAAGCTCGGCGGCGCGTTCGACACTGCCCTGATCCGCACCGGGTCGGGCGCGAACGACGCGCTCCGCACCATGACGCAGGCCCTCACGGGGCTCGTCGACATGTACGGAGAGCTACCCGCACCGGTCCAGCAGACGGCCCTGGTGCTGGGAGTCGCAACGGGCGCGATGCTTCTGTTCGCCGGGGCAACCGTCGGACTCCGCGCGAAGTTCATCGAACTCAAGGCCCAGATGGACATCGCGAACGCATCGATGGGACGCACCGCTCTCGTCGGCGGCGCGGCGGGCCTCGCGCTCGCAGGAGTGGTCACCATCGTGGCGTTGCTCGCTCAAGCACAAGCCGAAGCAAAGGCGCGCGCGGAGGCATACGCGGACGCCCTCGAAGCCGGCGGAGACGCCGCAGAGAAGTTCATCGCCGAGCAGCTCGCGATGAAGGACTCGTGGCTGTGGATCGATCGAGGCTCCGCGATCGACAACGCGAAGATGCTCGGCATCTCGATCGAGGAAGTCACGCAGGCCGTGAAGGGATCCTCGGCCGAATTCGACAGCTTCAAAGAACGCGTGCAGGCAGCGTACGAGACTCGCGGTCAGGGCGTCGAGTTCGGCATCGCCATGCAGCAGCTTCGGGAGAAGGTCGAGCAGCTGCGCACGGCGCAGGCTGACGCTGCCGAGACGACGAAGAACACGAAGGAAGCGCAGGAACTCCTCACCGAAGCCACGGGTAAGGGAGTCCCGGTGACTCAGACCGCGGCTCAGGCGTACATCGACGCCGGGGGCGCGGTCGACGATCTGAACAGTCAGCTCTCGGACCTGATCGACAAGGTGATGGAGGCGAACGGGATCGGTCAGGACGCGGTGTCGGCGAACATCGACTACCAGGACGCGCTCCGCGACGTGGACGAGCAGATCCGCAACGTCGCCGCTGGCACCGAGGGATACGCCGCGGGACTCGACATCACGACGGAGGCTGGTTCCCGCAACAAGGATCTGCTGGTCGAGCTCTCGCGCAAAGCCGAGGACGCCGCGGAGAAGCAGCTCCGGCTCGACGGGAACACGGAGAACTTTCGGCAGACACTCGAGAACGGCCGGCAGGCGCTCATCGACCGTGCGCAGCAGTTAGGCGCGAACACCGACGAGGCCCAGGCGCTCGCTGACGTGCTCTACAACATCCCGCCAGAGACCGAGTGGAAGCTCATCGCCGACACAGCCGATGCCGCAGCGAAGATCGGCACCATCGAAGCGGCGATCCAGCGCCTCACGGACACGAAGACCGTCACGATCGACATGATCGCGAAGTACGGCCCCATCAGTCCCCAGTTCGCGGCCACGTTGCCACAGGCGAACGGTGGGAACGTGCAGTTCTTCGCCGGCGGTGGCTCGTACGGGGAGAAGCACATCGCGCAGTTCGCTCGAGCGGGCACGATGCGCGTGTGGGCGGAGCAGGAGACTGGCGGCGAGTGGTACCTGCCTGACTCGCCGGCGAAGCGGTCACGGTCGCTGCAGATCGCTGGGCAAATGCTCGACGGCTGGGGATACGACATGGTCCCCCGCGGATCTGTCGCCCCGGTAGCTGCGGCTGGGCTCGACAACGTGCGCATCCAGGGCACCCTCGACCTCGGCAACGGACTCGTTGGCTTCGTCGACGGCCGAATCAGTGCTGCTGCTCGCGCTGAGAACGCCCGGTGGGCTGGTGGGGAGAAGTCGCTGTGA
- a CDS encoding helix-turn-helix domain-containing protein, which produces MRIEKIVGQNMAKLRAHKDWSQPQLGKAIGDLLGTKPWSRQAVSNAENGQRAFTAADLVAIACVLETSPAALLALGPTSTVKAIEVGDVSIPRGTLENPTWTHETTSEALGEVLNVVRVIATGLDKLQDVAMPLEQAANDLTAAGIMLQGRIRLEEAGAARSGDFGIKGP; this is translated from the coding sequence GTGCGAATCGAGAAGATTGTTGGGCAGAACATGGCGAAGCTCCGCGCGCACAAGGACTGGAGTCAGCCGCAACTCGGCAAGGCCATCGGCGATCTCTTGGGCACGAAGCCCTGGAGTCGTCAAGCAGTGTCGAACGCTGAGAACGGTCAACGAGCGTTCACGGCCGCCGATCTGGTCGCGATCGCCTGCGTGCTTGAGACATCTCCGGCAGCTCTGCTCGCACTCGGTCCGACGAGCACGGTCAAGGCCATCGAGGTGGGCGACGTGTCGATCCCTCGTGGCACCCTCGAGAACCCGACCTGGACCCACGAGACAACGTCTGAGGCGCTCGGTGAGGTTCTCAACGTCGTCCGCGTGATCGCAACAGGGCTGGACAAGCTCCAAGATGTTGCGATGCCGCTCGAGCAAGCAGCCAACGATCTCACAGCGGCCGGCATCATGCTTCAGGGCCGGATCCGGCTCGAAGAAGCCGGGGCGGCGCGCTCAGGAGATTTCGGAATCAAGGGCCCGTGA
- a CDS encoding DUF6941 family protein, with amino-acid sequence MHVSALVVCDAVTQREGLLNLLGGGVTYLSRASYPAPLMADIAVLVNHQQSDKHIKLTLTLRKDGSPEVLTETEFEGELAETNLDPSVYGAAAFAIEARSIALPSAGNYTLTAELQDGQGLTTNFTAVEAPFPVGVDHEQQPAT; translated from the coding sequence ATGCATGTGTCCGCGCTCGTCGTCTGTGACGCGGTCACCCAACGCGAGGGGCTTCTCAACCTGCTTGGGGGCGGCGTGACCTACCTCTCGCGCGCCAGCTACCCAGCTCCTTTGATGGCAGACATAGCGGTTCTGGTCAATCACCAGCAATCTGACAAGCACATCAAGCTCACGCTGACGCTTCGCAAAGACGGGTCCCCCGAAGTCCTGACAGAGACAGAGTTTGAAGGCGAGCTCGCGGAAACGAACTTGGACCCGTCGGTGTACGGGGCCGCCGCTTTCGCTATCGAAGCACGATCGATCGCTTTGCCTAGCGCAGGCAATTACACCCTGACCGCGGAGCTCCAAGACGGACAGGGGCTGACGACGAACTTCACCGCCGTCGAGGCGCCCTTCCCGGTCGGAGTGGACCACGAACAGCAGCCCGCAACCTAG
- a CDS encoding helix-turn-helix transcriptional regulator — protein MTLIEEARLIGAMPSPEEARRIREQAGIGVSRLAEEIGVNRATINLWETGQRRPRGENRLRYARILHDLQELTDAA, from the coding sequence GTGACCCTCATCGAAGAAGCGCGGCTCATCGGAGCGATGCCCTCGCCAGAGGAAGCACGCCGCATCCGCGAGCAGGCTGGCATCGGTGTGAGCAGGCTCGCGGAGGAGATCGGCGTGAACCGAGCCACCATCAACCTCTGGGAGACGGGACAACGTCGCCCCCGAGGCGAGAACCGCCTCCGCTACGCGCGGATCCTTCATGACCTGCAGGAACTCACTGACGCGGCCTAG